CAGTTTCAAAGAGTATAAAGTCAGTAGACTCTAAGCTGTAAGTGGGCAACTTCAACATATTGACCCAGGCAAACATACGTTGAACATTTGAcctggaaaaaaacatattgctgAAAACATACAAGCCTTTGAAAGGTCTCCTCATagtacaggtttttttttttttgctcactTGCAAAGTTTTTATTCACTCCCAAATGCAAGAGTGGCAGGCAGGTGTAAAAGCTGATGCAATATGTGTACAGCCTGTACACACACCAAGGAAACTGCAGAAGTGCTCCCCGAGATACAAGTACATATGGTTGGGAATGCTCTGAGGAAAGGCCTTGATGTCCTCTttgtgtcaaacacacacacacaactttagATTATTTACAGGCTTCAACAGAACGTAGGTTGTACCAACTTCACTTTTTAATGGTTAAATAGGAGTTCTCATGCAGCACAGTGTCTGGCTGTCTCACATAATTACAGATACTCATTAGAGAGAACCAGTGGTGCCTTAAATGTCCTGACAAAGCAGCTGCACCAGAAAATTCAGCTTCAGATGTCCACATGCAGTGTTTCTCAAGACTATATGGATTTAACAACCCCAAGATGAGTCTGGGGCCTTTTAGTGTCTCTTGAGTAGCCCTGGGTATGCTGCTTGATTTAACACAATTTCGGGTTCTGCTTTTAAGAAAATTTGTTTGTTAGTAAGTCGTTCTGAAATTACGTCTGgaggagataaaaaaaattcaaggtCGAGACTTTGAATAAACCAGATAATCCTCTCTGCCACATGCCTCACGAAGTCATACTGCCCAGTTGGTTCAACTGAAGCAGCTCCACAATAATATGCTTGAAGAAATGATTTTTGTGAAACACGAGGTAAAACAGGTACAACTGCAGATGTAGCAGATTCAATTTTAAATTCACCCACATTGTTTAATAGTGTGTGTGAATCGAAACATGCTTTAAATACCATCTATGTGGGATAAATCCATTAGTAGCCCAACACCAAAAAGCCGCTGTGAAGACCCAAGGGTGATATTACATTAAAGAGGGATCACATTGACGAGCAGTTACTTAATGAGAGGCTTTCATCTGGAGACACGAGGCCCATTTGTTGAAGAGCATGGGTTTCATACATCGAGGTGAACTCTTGATCATATCTTTATACTGTGCTGGAACATTAATGCAGTAAGATAATGATTCTATATTTAAGCCATACAAGCATGTTTGTCAAAATTAATCATGATGCATGTCCTATTTACTGAACAGACTTACCTTACCTTCTGCCTGATGTCACCCTGATCCATCTCCCCCTGCAGACTGTCTCATTATGGAAGCTAGTGTATTTTTCTAATCACATGAACAGACTTGAATCAGTTTCACACTGCATTTTAAAACATACCTAACAAGGGAGCCACTCAATTTGGCAGCAAATTTTAGGATTTTTAAGCAATACTGCCCTCTTGTGTTTACGTAAATTCCTGCTTTCATATCATTTCACACTTGTTCTATACAATCTGAACCCTCTCAATACAAGCTATCACCTTGTCAGGACAGGGCAAAATGAAGTTGCGTGTCATGGGATATCAGAAACAAAAGCGTAACAATAATGATGCGTGATGCTGCAAATAATTGACAAAGTCTCCTTGTCAGTAATTAAAGAATGCCGTCTGCATCATGCTCATTACAACACACGATCCTTGACTGCCCCCCAGCTTTCTCAGAAATACACAAGAGACAAAGTACCTTAATATATTGGCGGAAGCTCACCttacagcccagtcgccagaggaaaaaTATCGGcaatgtacatttctgcaaaccacaaatatgtcacattttgacatttcataCGGATCTTCTATAGTGATTtagtacatgagctgactttgtcatcaggaggtggaggggatggtagatGGCGTGACACCTTGGCGacacacctgccaagctgcagatcaccTTTcgagacaaacaacaaaaccgatagcgagtcattgctgtgtttccagtggatttttagccaccaaacatgggtgatTTTAGCAAgttgttgctgcttttccagctgggCTTGTGCCCCCCAAACCTGGGTATTataagtcaaaacatgatcttttcctcactATAACCAAGTgtattttgtgcctaaacctcaccacacgTTCACCACAGTGTATCCACCACATAATGTatacatggtttgcagaaacgtacaatgccaacattttttctgatgaTTGGGTTGTGCCTATCTATTGCAAAGTGAAAAGAAATTTCATCACACCAGATGTAAtagagatatttatttattgtaaactTTTGGAAAGGCAGGGCTGAGTGAATACATCAAACTGAACCTTGTGGCAAGCAGTTACATTTTCAAGTAAATCAACATTGGGAGCCACGTTACTGCATCTTTTGCGATCAGGAGATTGGACCTGGAATCACAACGGCCAAATCATTGTCAAACTTCACTATGACTCAACTATTCTCTGTTCAGCACTCCTGTCAATAAACATCATTACTATAATCCATGGCCTTTTTGGGGGATGGAAAGCAATGTGGAGAAGTCGGCCTTGTAATTCTCTTGTATAGTAAGTCTTTAAACACTGGAATGTGGTCGGAAATTTTGAAGcatgcaaaacacaaaatgtagaGAGTGGTTGTAAAGAGTCGATTTTAAATATCTTatcacactaacacacacatacacacacacacacacacgcatgagCTGATGGATAAAGTGACAAAACTTGGGAAGAcaggagagagagcagcagaacctttacacattcacacccactgATCAAACACCGACCTGCTCAGATGTGcaaacattacaaaaactgTGCATCCAAGCATTTGGCCCTGAAAGGCAAACCAACATCTGTCAATGTGAATATTCAATGCTAATGTTTGTATGAGTTCTAACCAGGCTGTGAAGCTAATACCTTTGCATTCAGTTTTTTGAGTGTGAATCGTTtctgacaaagacaaacaaatgtacagtttactAGATTATATACACTATTTACAGACTGTTCAGTCTAATAAAAGCATCAATGTTATTGCAAACCTCTCATATCACAATCCCTATCACGACTGACACCAAGTTCATTTCAATCAGCAAGCAACCAAAAAATAGCTATACATGTAACTCACTACGGCTCGCTACGGCTTACCCTCATTTGTTATATAAATATAGATTTATTACTTTGCAAAAAACttgcaaataaacaaattaagcAAATTAGCAATTTTGGtacaaaattaaatatttttctattttattcccGAGAGGAGAATTTCACAGTGGAATGAAAAcgcaaaaaataaatgtttgctaAGGTAAGCCTTCACACTTTTTTCTTTGCCACcaaaatataactttttttttcatttgggacccattaaagggatagtccaccccaaaattaaagaatacatatttttcctctacctgtagtgctattaatcaattgtagattgttttggtgtgagttgcagagtgttggagatacctGCCATAGAGACATCTGCTCATGAATGAGAGGCTTGTGACATCATGTGaagtaaacattaatggcatcctccttggctgagctataaggttagctagctcagtggtgctaggtgagctagcagtagatgtaagtgtccttctgcatggtgatacagtttgTGAGTGTAGTTTGTTAGAGAGAAACTAGTTCTACACGAAACTGCTCTGCGGATTATCTTAAGCAACCaggtcatgacttctggaaagagacattgctgttaaatTTTTCAAacgtatttttttggcgctttgagcaccacaaggcaagtgccatctagttccatcataTGGGAGAGAacgcagacatctctacggccaatacctcaagcactctgcaactcacaccaaaacaatctagatcgataaacagcactacagctaagagggaaaatatgtcattttgattttgggttgaactgtccctttaggaTACAGAACCAGGACACATTTTCAATAGATTAAATACCAAGTGGGTAAGCCTAATGCTGTGACAGGTCATTTCAATAGATTAAATACCAAGTGGGTAAGCCTAATGCTGTGACAGGTCAAAATAGCTCTATATGTACCATGGGGTGAAGAAGGTTGGACCAGGGTGTCCCGAGGATCACCGTGGTTTGAGCAGCACTCTGTACATGGCGAAGCCCAGCACTGCAAACACCGTGGCCCCGACACTTGCTCTGAGCCAGAACGTCGAGCTCTTCAGGTCTGTTTGGCTTACATGTCTGCTGaacagagagaagcagaaacCGAGAGGTAAATACAGAGACAGGGTGAAGGGAAGGACAGTAAAGAGATAAAGAGACGAGGTGTTGCTGAGAAGGAtgatgtcaaaataaataacatgtaCGTAAAGAAAATAAGAATGAAATGACAGAACAGGGGTGCAGCCTTGAAACATCGATATATATGCTGGAGAAAAAGTCAGTCAAACAGATGAGGGACATGACGGATTGTAGTTATGACATGAGAAGACAGGAACAGAAATCAGCTTTGACATCTCTGTTAGATGAGACGGCTGAGCTTCAGTGACATGAGCAAAGAAGACAGCAACAAGGAAGTTGACACCGACTGAATGACAATGGGACTCAGATCAAAACAGAAAAGTACATGCTTTCAATTCAACTGTAGTATAGACGCTCACAAGCAATATAAAAGAAGGCGGACAGAAAATGAAGATATCAGAATGGTTTCTTAGATGGAAAATGACAAACTCAAAGGACTCTGACAGCATCAAACAAgaggacaggaaaaaaaatatagcgGGAAATTATGATGGAGAAAATGCGAGTGACTGGTTATCTAATTTCAGGGAAACTGTTGGCTAAAGATATAGTTTTGCAAAGAAAATGAGGAGAAATGAACGGGAAAAGCTTGAGGCAATGACGTCGACAAAGTGAAGCGATCAGAGGTAAAGACAGGGTTGTAAAAGACGTAAAGAGAACCTTCGGAGTACAACAGCGTAGAGTTTGGCCCTGACCGtctgcagcagctcagagtTGAGGAAGTTCTGACACATGCAGAAGGTGCACCGGTTACAAGTGCACATACAGCGCAGCCGGGCGTGGCTGAGGAGAGATATGGGGAAGACAAACACCAACACCACAGTTTATATATCAAACACCCAAAGATGAGGAAAGGTAGAGCTAAAAGATGCCACCACCATGAAAGGAGTAGCTTGTGGCTCATCACCTGAGAGCCAGAATCcataaatgacaataaaatagATAAGCCTTACTAAAATGAGATGCAATGGGCTTATTTAACTATTTGGAAGAAGGAATGAGGtgcactttaactttaacttattATTGTTGTGATCCTGTCAGAAATCATATGTATTACAGCCCCTTTAAACAGTAACTCCAACTAGGAATATAAGTAATTTTCACAAATCGAAAATactctcctcctgcaggaggTTGTAACAAATATTTGTTTAGACTGAAACACAACTGAATCTTAGAATAGTAGTTGACTAGGCTGTGGATTATACACATGTAACTATGTAACCGTGTGGTGTTCAGAGAGGCTCTGTGTGTCGACAGCGACACTGCAACCTGACTgactgcaggagtgtgagcctCTGGGAGAGATCAACGCAACTGCTCAGCAGGGAAACCCGCCTACCCACAGTGCAAAACACTGTGGCATCAGACTTGAAAGCAACAAATCCAGAAGGCAGTGAAGTGCATTAATGTGGACTGAAGTACATGGTGTGTGACACTggcactgacactgacactgcagAGAGCAGGAGCAACCCCAAGGGAGCAGGTTTATCCTGAGGCATGGAGTAAAGGCACAGACATCACACGCAGTAAAGCTTTAAATTCAAActgtaaaatgataaataaGGTGGACTGCAAAGTCAAACAAGATATCACATCTACCGGTTTCAGACAGGGTTTCCTGACAATTATGACCAAGCTGCAGAATTGAATCTCACAATGTACAGGaaacactaattaaaactgACTATTAAATGACtattaaatgattaaaagaCAACTCTGTCTGTTTAAGAGCAGCAAACAAGCACTCAGTGACTGAGCAGCTTCATCACCTCAGGCCATacgaacaaaaacaaatgttcagATGATCTGTCACTGAAAATTTACAGGACCGACTGGCTAGTGCAATTTTCCACAGACCCAGGGGGCTTAAAAAATGTATCATGTGAAGACATAGGCAATTATAAAACACAGGCCCTCTGTAATCTTTTGAACAAAATTGCAATGCAGCTGCAGTTACCATACTGCAACTCCTTTTTTTACACTCTTAGGGagcaaaaatgaaaagtcaTCATGTGGTAAATGATGATTTGCACTAACCATCATATCCTAACATTACAGTTTTTCATTAGCTGGTAGGTTTACCAACAAGACAAAGCTGCCTAAAACCaatacagtaaaacactgaagtcctgcaataaatcctaccTTGATGAAAGATAtacttttcagtttttattaaaactgttgTTTATATCAATGAGGGTATGGTTACTAATAGGGGTGGGAGAAGAAATCGATACAGCAgagtatcgcgatatttttgtgtggcaatactGTATCGTCACACAGCGCTAAGTgtcaattttttattatttaaataatcAATATGATAAATACATTATtgattaaacttttggtagcctactagaataatgtATTCCAATGCTTTTTCAGTCCAACAGGTGCAGTTTGCGGGTGTGATAAAAATTTCAGCTCCAAATACACTAGTTGGATCCATTTAAATGGCTTGTTAGTAATACAGTAAAATCAGTAAACTCTGCCACCATTTGCATCACCTAGTGtgcaaaaaacaacaagtgCATGTTTAACAAATCTACAGCAAGTGTCTCCATACTTACGGGTACATGGCCATAGTAGTAAGTTTGGTGTAGATGTCTCTGctgggtgctgctgctgtgttacagGTGAAGGACTGGGGAGGTGGCATCTTATGCCTCCTACAGAACTCCAGCGGACTGCAGCCGTACATCTGTTTAATCTCTGGTAGATCTGACTTTGCCGCTATCATCATACATGGAATCTTGCTGTCCATGAAGTATTGCTGAGGATGGAAAGAGAGGGCGATGAATGATCGAGGTGAAGATTAGAGATGTGTGCGATTAGTAGACCATCCCTAAGTAAAATGTTATTTGTCTTTTGATATAATGTACACACCTTGAAGACTTTGGCGCAGTATTCAAAGGAGTACGGGTTGCTGACATCATAGACCAAGCAGACAATGTCACAGGCCAGATCAGCATCAGACAGGTAGTCGAAGTCAGGGAACACTTCATGaagctgagaggagaggaggagaggaggggagacagTTAGAAGAACACTGCTAAGTTTCAATATTAGTCACCAGTGAGATAATGTATCACTGTAGTCAGCTCTGGTGGCCTGGTTTACTACAGACATTAGGTGACATTTTCTGGCATTTATGGATGGTGAAAGAACTGCAGGGAGAGTTTGTCTGGCTTTAGTCTTGCCACTTTATTCTCTCTACTTCTGGAGGCAGAACTGTAGCTCAGCAATAACAGCTGAGAGTGGATATAGTTTGACCAGCAGGACTTCTTATTAAGATACACACAGGATATGGATTAGTCTCCTGTTGGGGATGTTCAACAAAGAGAAGcacatgctgctgttttaatGATGCAGCAGCATCATGAGCAGCTATAAAGACTGAACCACACAGGAGCATCTGTACTCCAGTTGTTACAGAAACCAAGTCACTGTGCTGCAGGGTGTTTCAGTGTGGACGCCAGCACAGAGGGAGTGCCAACAGAAAAAAGTGCACTTGATGTGTTAAGTGCTTGAGTAAACGAACACTATGTTTAAACAGCGCTAGCGACGTAACACTATTTCAACTATTATGGTTGATTTGCTAAACATATCTGGCTTGAAGAAGTGTTAATATGGGGTTCTATACAACTAGCCATAtttcagttatgtgtttcaACACAGTTGGCTTTGCATTTGCTGTTATAGGTAAGCAGTGCAATGCGAATGCTTTTATCAAGTAAGTAGAAATGCTTGCTTGAGAGGAGAAGTGGGTGAACGTGATAAGAAGCTTATATAAACAGCAAGGTAAGCACAGCCAACGTCAGGCTGGGCTGGCTGGCCTGTCACAGCTGACCTCATAATAGTgatgcaaagaaataaaaaaatatgtcttttaataaacagaataaaattaTTACATAAAACTTAAATGAACTTCTTTTAGCACTGGAAAAGCTACATTATACACAAGtcgtgatttaaaaaaaaaaaagtagtattATCAGAGTTTTTGTAACTCACAAGAAGGTATTTCTCCTGTCCGTAAACATAGGTTGTGCTGATGGCATAGTAGGATCTGTGCTCCTCTCTAATTGTTTTTTGGCGctaagaggagagaagagaggaaacatCATGTAAAAGCAGATCAGGACATGAAACTGACTGTAAACTATAAATGCATGCAGTAATGAGAAACAGTTTGTCAGTTGATACTATCCAATATTTGCAAGAGATACTATACAGTACAAGTGTAATCTGTTTCATTTAAATCTGCAACACACTGTGAAATTGTGAGGGCAAAGTGTATTCATCATTGCTGGTGCTGATTTCTGTTTACCATGAGGTTTCGACCCAGGAAGGCTTGGAGGAAGCCGCTCTTGCCGCTGCCAATGTCTCCGAAGACATTACAGCGGAAGACGCTGCGCTGGGTCTGCTTCTTCTGCAGGTCAATCTTCTTATCTCTGGTCACTGCAGGGGgggaaccacacacacacacaggcatcaGAGGATCAGTTCAGACTGCGGCTCAACACAACACATGCCTGCAGTCAGTCGGCAGTAGCATTCAGAGTCAGCTGTTGCTTTAACCGTCCAATAGTTGCTGTTATGATGGTGTTGATTTACTTTTGTGATTACTGTCACAGTGACTGTAGGGTAAAATAGTTCAATGACACATACGAGGATGAGCTAATGATACTGAATAATGCTcatgtttaaacattatgaTGTATGAATGTATATGACAAGAACATATTGTCATTTTTGTGGGAGTGCAATCAACTTTTACATGTGTACAGATTTACAACTGAATAACAAAAAGAAGATGCGATTGTGTGATTCACCTGTAATTCCTGCTGCTTGGGACTCCTGCTCAGCAATTATTGAGTAACCAAGGTAACCCAAATACTCCAGGCATCGTTGGACATCCAGATACGTTGTTAACCTGAACAGACATAGGTTAAAGGCAAAAGAAATATGTACACGCAGACAGGGAGATACTTGTACATTGGTGTTTTCCTAACAAAAATGACGAAAATAGTTaataaactacaaaaaaaaatgttgaaggCCAATATTTGCAGAATTCTAAGTAAGTTTGATACCTAGCCCTAGTAATGGTGGCACAAGTTTTATGTCTTTAGACAAATGAAACAACTGATGGCATCTTTGCACCATCTTTTCAGCCCATTCAGCTCAGTAGCTACATGTGAGACACAGTATCTTTTTAATACCACCACCAAAGGACACCAAAGTGAGAAATGTCCCGATTCCACACATACTGGCATTAACTTAAAGCTTCTGTAAGCTACATTCAAAgtattaatacagcagcaaaccacaATTTGCTTTGagaagatatagtggagtaatgacCTCCCATGCCTCTCtttgttgtaatctgagcttctctgtggtttgttgagGTAAGCCGGTCCAGCCCTACACGCATATTAGTGCATATGTCTATCCCACTAGCTACCTCATCAGCGCTGctttgcactgcgctcatactGCGGATACCACTGATATCAGTACGGCAGCGCTGTGAAAGCGTAGTGCCCATCTGTTTCCCCCGTGGTTCAcacagttagctctgtcagcacagaTATTTAGCACTGTgtatggagttagcactgttcGCAGCTAGGCACCGGCTTAGCTacctccatgttgaaaacagtgtCCACATGACTCATACTCTCTGAATGTGacatagagcccctttaaaggagctctatgtTTAGAAGTACAAAGACACGAcgattagctagctagcaggaTACACACACAAGGACTAACGTGCACTAGCGACTGAGCTGGATACCACAAAATAAGAACAGAAAAGCTCagataacaacacacacagggggaGCATGATATCGTTCTCTGTTCAGCACGCCATTACTCctctatatctttacatagcacaaagtagtttgctgctatattaacgctctgaatgtcacatacagagccTTTAACTAATCGTCACTTACGTCCACTGGGAGAGATATCCCTGGTAGGTGATCCAGCCCTGGTCATTAGTGCAAACTGTGTTATTGACATCTGGACCCCAGGGCATGTACGGAAAAACATCAAACAGGTCCCCCGTCTCCTCTGGTGACAAGGCACAGTCACGGTCCTGAGACACACAAAGGTTGGTTACTGTTCAGGACGGTGAACTATGGCAAAATGTGGAAAATGGTGTTCAAGGCAGGAAATATTTCAGATGGGATACAAAAGATGAGATTAACTGATGCATTTCTAGctgagaaaacaaacatgactgaaGCACTCATTCACTGTTGGACAGTAATCACAGCAACAGGAAGGAGATTATGGTGCAAGCTGCCACTTTCACTCTTTGACTTTCATTGTAACCTCACGGCTAATTCTCCTGTCAATCCTTCCACTGTGACAAGACGTTAGATCACGCCTCAGCAGGTGGTCAGCATTGGCTGTAGGAGTGTATTTTGGTTTTGTGTGGTGTCCCCGTACTGAGCAGCTTTCGGTAAAAGCCTTTACAGGGCAGAGGCTAAAGTAAATACAGAACAGGATTGTACCTTGTCATGTTTGTCAAAGACGCTCTGGAGGAAGAGGTAGGCATTGTGGTTGAGCTCCGTGGTGCAGCATGGAGGAACTTTCAACCTAGAGGTGGTGAATATTTCAAAGTAAATGTTGCAGTCAATGGGCAGAATGCAGGATTAACACAGAAAACATTACTGCAAAAGATGCAGTAGGAGCATAAATGTTACACTTCACATAGGAAAGTGGCTCAGTAGTCAATAACTAGAGTGTTATATCAAGTGCTGAatccagaatttaatttaagggCTCAACAACCCTGACAGCTAAGGCAACAAAAGTGAAAGACAGATGTTGCTACACCATCATGATTGTTTAAATTGAATCAAAAATGGAACACTGTCTTTGAGAAAAATACAGCATTACCCTAAAATGAGGTGTCTCGCATCTCTAAACACAGTGAGGGAAATTATGATGCTTTCAATAAAGGGATGCACACAGGATGGAGTAGGTGGTGGGTGTCTAAAAAATGAAGACTGAGACTCACGGAGGGAAGAGGTAGTCCTGATTTAACTCCAGGTCGTCGTCGTACCCAAACCTCCTCAGCACTGTCCACGTTGTTTCATGGCGACCTCGTTGGATGAACAGAGTGTGGAGGAACAGGAAGCCTGGAGAGGAAAATCACAGTCAGGAGTAGTGTGCAACAAGATTTTTTTCTATGTTAAGATAAGGAGGCGGCCAGTCCATCTGTTCCTACCTTTCAGAGTGAGTCCATTGTCACACACTCCGTCACTCAAATTCTTCCTCACCACATTTTTTACATCCTCCAACGCCTGAGACTCTAGCGGGGTGTTGAAGCAAGTCCTCTGTAGGCAGTCAGACAGAAacatctttgtttgtttttgtagccAAAAAAAAAGGCCCTGTGAGGATTGTACTTTGTATTAAACCCACTGTTAACTT
The window above is part of the Epinephelus moara isolate mb chromosome 5, YSFRI_EMoa_1.0, whole genome shotgun sequence genome. Proteins encoded here:
- the rhot1b gene encoding mitochondrial Rho GTPase 1b isoform X1, whose amino-acid sequence is MRKDVRILLVGEPKVGKTSLIMSLVSEEFPNVVPYRAEEITIPADVTPERVPTHIVDYSEAEQTDEQLFQEISKANVICIVYSVNNKKSIEKVTSHWIPLITENTDKDSRVPLILVGNKSDLVEHSSMETILPIMNRHSEIETCVECSAKNLKNISELFYYAQKAVLHPTGPLYCPEKKDMKPLCVKALTRIFKVSDLDNDGILNDNELNFFQRTCFNTPLESQALEDVKNVVRKNLSDGVCDNGLTLKGFLFLHTLFIQRGRHETTWTVLRRFGYDDDLELNQDYLFPPLKVPPCCTTELNHNAYLFLQSVFDKHDKDRDCALSPEETGDLFDVFPYMPWGPDVNNTVCTNDQGWITYQGYLSQWTLTTYLDVQRCLEYLGYLGYSIIAEQESQAAGITVTRDKKIDLQKKQTQRSVFRCNVFGDIGSGKSGFLQAFLGRNLMRQKTIREEHRSYYAISTTYVYGQEKYLLLHEVFPDFDYLSDADLACDIVCLVYDVSNPYSFEYCAKVFKQYFMDSKIPCMMIAAKSDLPEIKQMYGCSPLEFCRRHKMPPPQSFTCNTAAAPSRDIYTKLTTMAMYPHARLRCMCTCNRCTFCMCQNFLNSELLQTTCKPNRPEELDVLAQSKCRGHGVCSAGLRHVQSAAQTTVILGTPWSNLLHPMVHIELF
- the rhot1b gene encoding mitochondrial Rho GTPase 1b isoform X5 yields the protein MRKDVRILLVGEPKVGKTSLIMSLVSEEFPNVVPYRAEEITIPADVTPERVPTHIVDYSEAEQTDEQLFQEISKANVICIVYSVNNKKSIEKVTSHWIPLITENTDKDSRVPLILVGNKSDLVEHSSMETILPIMNRHSEIETCVECSAKNLKNISELFYYAQKAVLHPTGPLYCPEKKDMKPLCVKALTRIFKVSDLDNDGILNDNELNFFQRTCFNTPLESQALEDVKNVVRKNLSDGVCDNGLTLKGFLFLHTLFIQRGRHETTWTVLRRFGYDDDLELNQDYLFPPLKVPPCCTTELNHNAYLFLQSVFDKHDKDRDCALSPEETGDLFDVFPYMPWGPDVNNTVCTNDQGWITYQGYLSQWTLTTYLDVQRCLEYLGYLGYSIIAEQESQAAGITVTRDKKIDLQKKQTQRSVFRCNVFGDIGSGKSGFLQAFLGRNLMRQKTIREEHRSYYAISTTYVYGQEKYLLLHEVFPDFDYLSDADLACDIVCLVYDVSNPYSFEYCAKVFKQYFMDSKIPCMMIAAKSDLPEIKQMYGCSPLEFCRRHKMPPPQSFTCNTAAAPSRDIYTKLTTMAMYPHVSQTDLKSSTFWLRASVGATVFAVLGFAMYRVLLKPR
- the rhot1b gene encoding mitochondrial Rho GTPase 1b isoform X4, whose translation is MRKDVRILLVGEPKVGKTSLIMSLVSEEFPNVVPYRAEEITIPADVTPERVPTHIVDYSEAEQTDEQLFQEISKANVICIVYSVNNKKSIEKVTSHWIPLITENTDKDSRVPLILVGNKSDLVEHSSMETILPIMNRHSEIETCVECSAKNLKNISELFYYAQKAVLHPTGPLYCPEKKDMKPLCVKALTRIFKVSDLDNDGILNDNELNFFQRTCFNTPLESQALEDVKNVVRKNLSDGVCDNGLTLKGFLFLHTLFIQRGRHETTWTVLRRFGYDDDLELNQDYLFPPLKVPPCCTTELNHNAYLFLQSVFDKHDKDRDCALSPEETGDLFDVFPYMPWGPDVNNTVCTNDQGWITYQGYLSQWTLTTYLDVQRCLEYLGYLGYSIIAEQESQAAGITVTRDKKIDLQKKQTQRSVFRCNVFGDIGSGKSGFLQAFLGRNLMRQKTIREEHRSYYAISTTYVYGQEKYLLLHEVFPDFDYLSDADLACDIVCLVYDVSNPYSFEYCAKVFKQYFMDSKIPCMMIAAKSDLPEIKQMYGCSPLEFCRRHKMPPPQSFTCNTAAAPSRDIYTKLTTMAMYPRHVSQTDLKSSTFWLRASVGATVFAVLGFAMYRVLLKPR
- the rhot1b gene encoding mitochondrial Rho GTPase 1b isoform X3 gives rise to the protein MRKDVRILLVGEPKVGKTSLIMSLVSEEFPNVVPYRAEEITIPADVTPERVPTHIVDYSEAEQTDEQLFQEISKANVICIVYSVNNKKSIEKVTSHWIPLITENTDKDSRVPLILVGNKSDLVEHSSMETILPIMNRHSEIETCVECSAKNLKNISELFYYAQKAVLHPTGPLYCPEKKDMKPLCVKALTRIFKVSDLDNDGILNDNELNFFQRTCFNTPLESQALEDVKNVVRKNLSDGVCDNGLTLKGFLFLHTLFIQRGRHETTWTVLRRFGYDDDLELNQDYLFPPLKVPPCCTTELNHNAYLFLQSVFDKHDKDRDCALSPEETGDLFDVFPYMPWGPDVNNTVCTNDQGWITYQGYLSQWTLTTYLDVQRCLEYLGYLGYSIIAEQESQAAGITVTRDKKIDLQKKQTQRSVFRCNVFGDIGSGKSGFLQAFLGRNLMRQKTIREEHRSYYAISTTYVYGQEKYLLLHEVFPDFDYLSDADLACDIVCLVYDVSNPYSFEYCAKVFKQYFMDSKIPCMMIAAKSDLPEIKQMYGCSPLEFCRRHKMPPPQSFTCNTAAAPSRDIYTKLTTMAMYPHARLRCMCTCNRCTFCMCQNFLNSELLQTVRAKLYAVVLRRHVSQTDLKSSTFWLRASVGATVFAVLGFAMYRVLLKPR
- the rhot1b gene encoding mitochondrial Rho GTPase 1b isoform X2, with protein sequence MRKDVRILLVGEPKVGKTSLIMSLVSEEFPNVVPYRAEEITIPADVTPERVPTHIVDYSEAEQTDEQLFQEISKANVICIVYSVNNKKSIEKVTSHWIPLITENTDKDSRVPLILVGNKSDLVEHSSMETILPIMNRHSEIETCVECSAKNLKNISELFYYAQKAVLHPTGPLYCPEKKDMKPLCVKALTRIFKVSDLDNDGILNDNELNFFQRTCFNTPLESQALEDVKNVVRKNLSDGVCDNGLTLKGFLFLHTLFIQRGRHETTWTVLRRFGYDDDLELNQDYLFPPLKVPPCCTTELNHNAYLFLQSVFDKHDKDRDCALSPEETGDLFDVFPYMPWGPDVNNTVCTNDQGWITYQGYLSQWTLTTYLDVQRCLEYLGYLGYSIIAEQESQAAGITVTRDKKIDLQKKQTQRSVFRCNVFGDIGSGKSGFLQAFLGRNLMRQKTIREEHRSYYAISTTYVYGQEKYLLLHEVFPDFDYLSDADLACDIVCLVYDVSNPYSFEYCAKVFKQYFMDSKIPCMMIAAKSDLPEIKQMYGCSPLEFCRRHKMPPPQSFTCNTAAAPSRDIYTKLTTMAMYPHARLRCMCTCNRCTFCMCQNFLNSELLQTVRAKLYAVVLRSRHVSQTDLKSSTFWLRASVGATVFAVLGFAMYRVLLKPR